Proteins from a single region of Candidatus Brocadiaceae bacterium:
- a CDS encoding citrate lyase acyl carrier protein: protein MSDNTPQEEVRSIPQEVADDLDGLAADVHAMSSRAARSWKITAIVWVILLTVIASYLYILVYRPLKNLLTPETIVQMGFTALDSALQSQGAPSLQNPKQVADWASLQARDAAPVLVRDLVRPQLQQLIDDLPRHRMQLTERFRTEGPGWINDGVRYLRTDLVPKGRKELLTLVNQKADELLAQFGGQIEDVVAQVIAETDQLVTGADLRDQTALKARIEAAFEEAMGPVLDEVLTGLDEKVFAVGELIEELVQKYRDGNLTHQETLEVRLIQLTLALFEGALDEIPTESSELLQLREALQDAGVPMLE, encoded by the coding sequence ATGAGTGACAACACGCCGCAGGAAGAGGTCCGCAGCATCCCCCAGGAGGTCGCAGACGACCTCGACGGGCTGGCCGCCGACGTGCATGCCATGAGCAGCCGCGCAGCACGCTCGTGGAAGATCACGGCCATCGTGTGGGTCATCCTCCTGACCGTGATCGCCAGCTACCTCTACATCCTTGTGTATCGGCCGCTGAAGAACCTCCTGACCCCGGAGACCATCGTGCAGATGGGCTTCACGGCCCTCGACTCGGCTCTGCAATCGCAGGGCGCACCCAGCCTGCAGAACCCGAAGCAGGTCGCGGACTGGGCCTCGCTGCAGGCCCGCGACGCCGCGCCGGTTCTGGTGCGCGATCTCGTGAGGCCACAACTCCAGCAGTTGATCGACGACCTCCCGCGGCATCGCATGCAGCTGACCGAGAGGTTCCGCACGGAAGGACCCGGGTGGATCAACGACGGCGTCCGGTACCTGAGGACCGACCTGGTGCCGAAAGGCCGCAAGGAGCTGCTGACCCTCGTCAACCAGAAGGCGGACGAGCTGCTTGCTCAGTTCGGCGGGCAGATCGAGGACGTCGTCGCACAGGTGATCGCCGAGACCGATCAACTGGTCACCGGCGCCGACCTGCGTGACCAGACTGCCCTCAAGGCGCGCATCGAAGCCGCCTTCGAGGAGGCTATGGGGCCGGTGCTCGACGAGGTCCTGACCGGACTCGACGAGAAGGTGTTCGCCGTCGGCGAGTTGATCGAGGAACTCGTCCAGAAGTACAGAGACGGGAACCTGACACACCAGGAGACTCTGGAGGTCCGGCTCATCCAGTTGACCCTCGCGCTGTTCGAGGGCGCACTGGACGAGATACCCACCGAGTCCAGCGAACTGCTGCAACTCAGGGAAGCCCTCCAGGACGCGGGTGTGCCGATGCTTGAGTGA
- a CDS encoding glycosyltransferase family 4 protein yields MPSPEVHGRPRVLLLTEALAGGVERHLRDLVGGLPADRYEVHVAAPPGPISGASDCLRPWRNAGRPVHEVPMRKRIAPVSDVRAFRALLALCRRERYAIVHTHSAKAGFLGRLAGRLTGAATVHTPHVPPFDRGVAPVSERLYLFLERRAARWTDHMVLLSRYQENLVLRRRLLPAQKLTVIPNGQDAEATGLPDRRAARRELGLAGDETIVLQMGRFCRQKGQEVLIEATALARRQGAALRVLMVGDGPTRPQLQARIRSAGLEGVVALEGWTAGPGLYYAASDLVAMPSWFEGGPYVLLEARAAARATAVSLCCGMEEFVRHGVDGFLLPPGNGEAWARLLLRAARERDDLDRIGRQAQARARQEPTVREAVERLTAVYDRLLGRRAAG; encoded by the coding sequence ATGCCGTCGCCTGAGGTCCACGGCCGGCCCCGGGTCCTGCTTCTGACCGAGGCCCTGGCGGGCGGAGTCGAGCGGCATCTCCGCGATCTTGTGGGCGGCTTGCCTGCGGACCGCTATGAGGTGCACGTGGCGGCGCCGCCCGGGCCGATCTCCGGCGCATCCGATTGCCTGCGGCCATGGCGGAACGCCGGCCGGCCGGTGCACGAGGTGCCGATGCGTAAGCGGATCGCGCCGGTGAGCGACGTGCGTGCGTTCCGCGCGCTGCTGGCCCTGTGCAGGCGCGAACGGTACGCCATCGTCCACACCCATTCGGCCAAGGCGGGCTTCCTGGGCCGCCTGGCGGGGCGGCTGACGGGCGCCGCGACGGTGCACACGCCGCACGTGCCGCCGTTCGACCGCGGGGTGGCGCCTGTCTCCGAGCGGCTCTACCTGTTCCTGGAGCGGCGGGCCGCCCGCTGGACCGACCACATGGTGCTCCTGAGCCGCTACCAGGAGAATCTGGTGCTGCGCCGGCGTCTGCTGCCTGCGCAGAAGCTGACGGTGATCCCGAACGGGCAGGATGCGGAGGCGACCGGCCTGCCGGACCGGCGGGCCGCCCGCCGGGAACTGGGCCTCGCAGGCGACGAGACCATCGTGCTGCAGATGGGCAGGTTCTGCCGTCAGAAGGGCCAGGAGGTGCTGATCGAGGCGACGGCCCTGGCGAGGCGGCAGGGCGCCGCCCTGCGGGTGCTGATGGTCGGCGACGGCCCGACCCGGCCGCAGCTCCAGGCCCGCATCCGGTCGGCGGGGCTGGAGGGGGTCGTCGCGCTCGAGGGATGGACTGCCGGGCCGGGTCTCTACTACGCAGCCAGCGACCTGGTGGCGATGCCGTCCTGGTTCGAGGGGGGGCCGTACGTGCTGCTCGAGGCCCGGGCCGCCGCACGTGCGACGGCTGTCAGCCTGTGCTGCGGGATGGAGGAGTTCGTCCGGCACGGCGTCGACGGGTTCCTGCTGCCGCCGGGCAACGGGGAGGCGTGGGCGCGTCTGCTGTTGCGGGCGGCGCGGGAACGGGATGATCTGGACCGGATCGGGCGGCAGGCACAGGCGCGCGCGCGGCAGGAGCCGACGGTGCGCGAGGCGGTGGAGAGGTTGACGGCCGTGTATGACCGGCTGTTGGGCCGCCGTGCGGCGGGCTGA
- a CDS encoding oligosaccharide flippase family protein — MQASHPESAAAPERSPRSIAYRIVRAMFVVLFFWVFWKFGGYIITALVVRHFGSGATSDAYFFATQAVVYGLIFGPAMGVLVPAFIPVFTQERLQRGEEAAWAFARSVLWVVLLGCGAMAALVYAYAGPVTGMLVRGFEPEAAQMGVRMLRLLVPGVVLMVVFLLFRSLLHSDKVFAWPAAAEAAQKLLWVAVFAVGVGAWGIRAAIAGFVVGSAAMAVIGAFGLGARLRRLRPAGGAMSSRRVGIELAWGAGLLVGTGAALWGAGALMAGSQYRDLVLMTIMLAAVLLYSLSLWARSRRRTGAMARFGALAAPLVVGAFFACYRNAVTVHFQSFTHEGMFTDMEAARKLVNFPTELVALALSVAMLPYLCDLAGRKDRATLGDVLTRSLRMLALAFVPLTVMTFVLADPVCRLVFDRGDRAAEHLRYTALALRLLSLGLVVYAAERVIMQGFFSLQRMWAPTLLGIAGAFVQVGLMVVPIYVLGMEEPLQVFVWVALSYPISRAVKNAALLLLLRRHAPVLPLREGVVFALRLAVLSALVGAAVWGTLQGMQRWLPYEQYRAQVVSLGTGMVERTPPRTLHYAAALLLHCGVSTGAGLFVMGVLLKVLGFPELGYLIEWVRDRGWRRRAAEEGAPDAVA, encoded by the coding sequence ATGCAGGCATCCCATCCCGAGTCCGCCGCCGCTCCCGAACGGTCGCCTCGAAGCATCGCCTACCGCATTGTGCGCGCCATGTTTGTGGTGCTGTTCTTCTGGGTGTTCTGGAAGTTCGGCGGCTACATCATCACGGCCCTGGTGGTGCGCCATTTCGGCTCGGGGGCCACGTCGGACGCCTACTTTTTCGCCACTCAGGCGGTCGTTTACGGCCTGATCTTCGGGCCGGCCATGGGTGTGCTCGTGCCCGCCTTCATCCCCGTGTTCACCCAGGAGCGGCTGCAGCGGGGGGAGGAGGCGGCCTGGGCATTCGCCCGGAGCGTCCTCTGGGTGGTCCTTCTGGGGTGCGGCGCGATGGCGGCCCTGGTATACGCGTATGCGGGGCCGGTCACGGGCATGCTCGTGCGGGGGTTCGAGCCCGAGGCGGCGCAGATGGGCGTGCGGATGCTGCGCCTGCTGGTGCCGGGCGTGGTGCTGATGGTGGTCTTCCTGCTCTTCCGCTCCCTTCTGCACAGCGACAAGGTCTTCGCGTGGCCGGCGGCCGCCGAGGCGGCGCAGAAGCTGCTCTGGGTGGCCGTATTCGCCGTGGGGGTGGGTGCGTGGGGCATCCGGGCGGCGATCGCCGGGTTCGTCGTCGGTTCGGCGGCCATGGCGGTGATCGGCGCGTTCGGCCTGGGGGCGCGCCTGCGGCGCCTGCGTCCGGCCGGCGGGGCGATGAGTTCGCGGCGGGTCGGGATCGAACTGGCATGGGGGGCGGGCTTGCTGGTCGGCACGGGCGCGGCGCTCTGGGGGGCCGGCGCCCTGATGGCCGGGTCGCAGTACCGGGATCTGGTGCTGATGACGATCATGCTGGCGGCCGTGCTGCTCTACTCCCTGTCGCTGTGGGCGCGCAGCCGCCGGCGCACGGGGGCGATGGCGCGATTCGGTGCGCTGGCCGCGCCCCTGGTCGTCGGGGCGTTCTTCGCCTGCTACCGGAACGCCGTGACCGTTCATTTCCAGTCGTTCACGCACGAGGGCATGTTCACGGACATGGAGGCGGCGCGCAAGCTCGTCAACTTCCCGACCGAACTCGTGGCCCTGGCGCTCTCGGTGGCCATGCTGCCGTACCTGTGCGACCTGGCCGGGCGGAAGGACCGGGCCACGCTGGGCGACGTGTTGACCCGGTCGCTGCGTATGCTGGCCCTGGCGTTCGTGCCGCTGACGGTGATGACGTTCGTGCTGGCCGATCCGGTGTGCCGGTTGGTGTTCGACCGCGGCGACCGGGCCGCCGAGCACCTGCGGTACACCGCGCTGGCACTGCGGCTGCTCTCGCTGGGGCTGGTGGTCTACGCGGCCGAGCGCGTGATCATGCAGGGGTTCTTCAGCCTGCAGCGGATGTGGGCGCCGACGCTGCTGGGCATCGCGGGGGCATTCGTGCAGGTCGGCTTGATGGTCGTGCCGATCTACGTGCTGGGGATGGAGGAGCCCCTGCAGGTGTTCGTCTGGGTGGCCCTCAGTTACCCGATCAGCCGGGCGGTCAAGAACGCCGCACTGCTCCTGCTTCTGCGACGCCATGCGCCGGTGCTGCCCCTGCGGGAAGGCGTTGTCTTCGCCCTGCGGCTGGCGGTTCTGAGCGCACTGGTCGGCGCTGCCGTGTGGGGCACGCTGCAGGGGATGCAGCGGTGGCTGCCGTATGAGCAGTACAGGGCGCAGGTGGTGTCGCTGGGCACCGGCATGGTGGAGCGCACGCCGCCGCGCACGCTCCATTACGCGGCGGCCCTGCTGCTGCACTGCGGGGTGTCGACGGGGGCGGGGCTCTTCGTGATGGGCGTGCTGCTGAAGGTCCTGGGGTTCCCCGAGCTGGGCTACCTGATCGAGTGGGTCAGAGACCGGGGTTGGCGCCGCCGGGCGGCGGAGGAAGGAGCACCGGATGCCGTCGCCTGA
- the lgt gene encoding prolipoprotein diacylglyceryl transferase yields MHPYLLEIPLPWGGHFRVASYGVMIVCGFLLCLWLLRGRSRRMGLDPTAMFDAAVFALMGGIIGARVFFVIHHWEHYADNPILIVRLDLGGLTFYGGLIGGAVGLLLTVRRRRLPLLRTLDVGASLVPLGHAFGRVGCFLNGCCAGRPTESWVGVRFPPESVAYQAQGIAVPAECPRLHPTQLYEVAYELAFFAVLSFVLTRRRRDGDVAWLYAVLYGCGRFVNEFFRADHAPLESFGGLTGFQVMSLALAAFGAIMLVRSRTRPREPLPEPFEAPAAPAAE; encoded by the coding sequence ATGCATCCCTACCTGCTGGAGATCCCGCTGCCGTGGGGCGGTCACTTCCGCGTGGCCTCCTACGGCGTCATGATCGTTTGCGGCTTCCTCCTGTGCCTGTGGCTGCTGCGCGGGCGTTCCCGGCGGATGGGGCTGGACCCGACGGCGATGTTCGATGCCGCCGTCTTCGCGCTGATGGGCGGCATCATCGGGGCGCGCGTCTTCTTCGTGATCCACCACTGGGAGCACTACGCGGACAACCCGATCCTCATCGTCCGGCTGGACCTGGGCGGGCTGACGTTCTACGGCGGGCTCATCGGGGGGGCGGTCGGCCTGCTGCTGACGGTCCGGCGACGCCGGCTGCCGCTCCTGCGCACGCTGGACGTGGGCGCGTCCCTTGTGCCGCTGGGGCATGCGTTCGGGCGGGTGGGATGCTTCCTGAACGGCTGCTGCGCGGGCCGGCCGACCGAGTCGTGGGTCGGCGTGCGGTTCCCGCCCGAGAGCGTGGCCTACCAGGCGCAGGGGATCGCCGTGCCGGCCGAGTGCCCGCGCCTGCACCCGACCCAGCTCTATGAGGTGGCGTATGAGTTGGCGTTCTTCGCCGTGCTCAGCTTCGTGCTGACGCGGCGCCGCCGCGACGGAGACGTGGCGTGGCTCTACGCGGTGCTCTACGGCTGCGGGCGGTTCGTCAACGAGTTCTTCCGCGCCGATCACGCGCCGCTGGAGAGCTTCGGCGGCCTGACCGGTTTCCAGGTGATGTCGCTGGCGCTGGCGGCCTTCGGTGCCATCATGCTCGTCCGCAGCCGCACGCGGCCGCGCGAGCCCCTGCCGGAGCCGTTCGAGGCACCGGCGGCGCCGGCGGCCGAGTGA
- a CDS encoding pantoate--beta-alanine ligase, whose product MALEKIADPDEMRRVVRGWHADGLSVGLVPTMGALHEGHLSLIRASAAECDRTVVSIFVNPTQFAPGEDLASYPRSLDGDCASAARAGADVVFCPSDRAMYPDGYATYVMQERLTGVLEGRSRPTHFRGVLTVVCKLLNIAPADRAYFGRKDFQQTVVVRRMVRDLNLPSEIRILPTVRESDGLAMSSRNVYLSAEERTQALCLVHALRRARGLFESGETDADALRAAMREVLDEQPLARTDYADIVNADTLEPVRTVTRDDVAVLAVRVGGTRLIDNMPMADDTPADPLSS is encoded by the coding sequence ATGGCGCTGGAGAAGATTGCGGACCCCGACGAGATGCGGCGCGTCGTGCGCGGCTGGCATGCCGACGGGCTGTCCGTCGGCCTCGTGCCCACCATGGGCGCGCTGCACGAGGGGCACCTGAGCCTGATCCGCGCCTCGGCCGCGGAATGCGACCGCACCGTCGTGAGCATCTTCGTCAACCCCACGCAGTTCGCGCCCGGCGAGGACCTGGCCAGCTATCCCCGGTCGCTGGACGGTGACTGCGCCTCGGCCGCGCGGGCCGGCGCCGACGTCGTCTTCTGCCCGTCCGACCGGGCCATGTACCCCGACGGCTACGCCACGTACGTGATGCAGGAACGCCTGACCGGCGTTCTGGAGGGCCGCTCGCGCCCGACGCATTTCCGCGGAGTGCTCACAGTGGTCTGCAAGCTCCTGAACATCGCGCCGGCCGACCGCGCCTACTTCGGCCGCAAAGACTTCCAGCAGACCGTCGTCGTCCGGCGCATGGTCCGTGACCTGAACCTGCCGTCCGAGATCCGCATCCTCCCCACGGTGCGGGAGTCGGACGGCCTGGCGATGAGTTCGCGAAACGTGTACCTGAGCGCGGAAGAGCGGACGCAGGCCCTGTGCCTGGTGCACGCGCTGCGTCGCGCGCGCGGCCTCTTCGAGTCGGGTGAGACGGATGCCGACGCGCTGCGCGCGGCGATGCGCGAGGTGCTGGACGAGCAGCCGCTGGCGCGGACGGATTACGCCGACATCGTCAACGCCGACACGCTGGAACCCGTCCGCACCGTGACCAGGGACGACGTCGCCGTGCTGGCCGTGCGGGTGGGCGGCACGCGCCTGATCGACAACATGCCGATGGCAGACGACACGCCTGCCGATCCGCTCTCTTCTTAG
- a CDS encoding ankyrin repeat domain-containing protein yields the protein MPPRRSIKTRVRATFRGGRQLLAKGVAADVKDELGGTALHLAAERGHTDVVLVLLQAKADAHVRDDAGRTPLHLAAEGGHRAVVEALLKAGADVNATDLQGRTPTGLAVRAGHDDIADLLREHGGVE from the coding sequence GTGCCGCCCCGACGCTCCATCAAAACGCGGGTTCGGGCAACCTTCCGGGGGGGGCGGCAACTCCTGGCCAAAGGAGTTGCCGCAGACGTCAAGGATGAGCTCGGCGGCACGGCGCTTCACCTGGCCGCCGAGCGTGGCCACACGGATGTCGTTCTGGTGTTGCTTCAGGCGAAGGCAGACGCCCACGTCAGAGACGACGCCGGTCGCACGCCTCTGCACCTGGCCGCGGAGGGCGGGCATCGCGCCGTGGTCGAGGCGCTGCTCAAGGCCGGTGCGGACGTGAACGCCACCGACCTTCAGGGCCGTACGCCCACCGGCCTGGCCGTCCGCGCCGGACACGATGATATTGCCGACCTGCTGCGCGAGCACGGCGGGGTGGAGTAG
- a CDS encoding sigma-70 family RNA polymerase sigma factor has product MAGDAKLLKASLKGDHEAFGRIVRRYQSLICAIIYSGTGDLAASEDLAQETFLRAWQRLGSVREPGALRAWLCTIARNLATDHIRRRQCDPVAGAASLEQARAVESRLPGPDEEAAAREHERLVWDAVRQIPETCRVPLILYYRERHSVRRVAQTMGISRAAVKSRLMRARGMVRARLASVVDETLSTTAPGSTFAAAVLAGLGGAAANKGPGGGSVLSALSFTRVAAIGIVGVGLTVGAAVVLQPAASGLGQTRSTFDDVAEGVLSARSSLHSIRAAYTVSYSDLDKVRTVERDPEGYVHIHWQGVPAGAYTWAWSRDAEPSARNPYTSDKRLLETRQEEGDLPERRAWAFNGSVSTSLQVRERGHPNGWISPGVDFRAFVTNEVVSDFALYCYQETWETVIAHDWLRLAGTDTVDGRTCYVLEGRVSRNPDADFPGYPVKLWLDPGRGFACVKREVRDFATGDIVDGHSYKVLELKQVGTGLWMPAHVTYGNGADIRLTEVTVNEPIPEDVFTLSFPEGTVVTDKVLGMHYRINHEFAFLEGESAAPTLHQNAGSGNLPGGAATPGQRSCRRRQG; this is encoded by the coding sequence ATGGCGGGCGATGCGAAGCTGCTGAAGGCGTCCCTGAAGGGCGATCACGAGGCGTTCGGGCGGATCGTGCGGCGTTACCAGTCGCTCATATGCGCGATCATCTACAGCGGCACCGGCGACCTGGCCGCGAGCGAGGACCTGGCGCAGGAGACCTTCCTGAGGGCCTGGCAGCGGCTCGGCTCGGTACGCGAACCCGGCGCGCTCCGTGCCTGGCTCTGCACCATCGCACGCAACCTGGCCACCGACCACATACGGCGCCGGCAGTGTGACCCCGTCGCCGGGGCGGCGTCCCTCGAGCAGGCGCGCGCCGTCGAGTCTCGGCTCCCCGGGCCGGACGAAGAGGCGGCGGCGAGGGAGCACGAGCGCCTCGTGTGGGACGCCGTGCGCCAGATACCCGAGACGTGCCGGGTCCCCCTGATCCTCTACTATCGCGAACGTCACTCCGTCCGCCGGGTGGCGCAGACCATGGGGATCTCGCGTGCCGCCGTGAAGAGCCGGCTCATGCGCGCCCGCGGCATGGTCAGGGCCAGGCTGGCATCGGTGGTGGACGAAACGCTCTCCACCACGGCCCCGGGCAGCACGTTCGCGGCGGCCGTGCTGGCGGGCCTCGGCGGAGCGGCGGCGAACAAGGGGCCCGGGGGCGGTTCCGTGCTCTCTGCCCTGAGCTTCACGAGGGTGGCCGCCATCGGGATAGTGGGCGTCGGGTTGACGGTGGGAGCGGCGGTTGTACTGCAGCCCGCCGCGTCCGGGCTTGGGCAGACCCGGAGCACATTCGACGATGTAGCAGAGGGTGTATTGTCAGCGCGATCTTCATTGCACTCCATTCGAGCAGCCTACACGGTAAGCTACAGCGATCTCGACAAAGTCCGGACCGTGGAGAGAGATCCCGAAGGCTACGTCCATATCCACTGGCAGGGCGTCCCGGCGGGGGCCTACACCTGGGCCTGGAGCAGGGATGCCGAACCATCCGCGCGCAATCCTTATACGTCGGACAAGCGTCTGCTGGAGACACGCCAGGAAGAAGGTGACCTGCCGGAGAGGCGAGCATGGGCATTTAACGGTTCAGTCAGCACGAGTCTGCAGGTTCGGGAACGTGGGCACCCTAATGGTTGGATCAGCCCAGGCGTTGACTTCCGAGCGTTTGTCACAAACGAGGTAGTTTCGGATTTTGCTCTTTACTGCTACCAAGAGACGTGGGAAACCGTGATAGCGCACGACTGGCTGAGACTCGCCGGCACCGACACGGTCGACGGGCGAACATGTTATGTGCTGGAAGGGCGGGTGAGTCGCAATCCGGATGCTGACTTCCCTGGCTATCCTGTGAAGCTATGGCTCGATCCCGGTCGGGGATTTGCGTGCGTGAAGCGCGAAGTCCGCGACTTCGCTACTGGGGATATCGTCGACGGACACTCATACAAAGTCCTGGAGCTAAAGCAAGTTGGAACTGGCCTCTGGATGCCCGCACATGTCACCTATGGCAACGGCGCCGATATTCGGCTGACCGAGGTAACCGTAAACGAGCCAATTCCAGAGGACGTTTTCACTTTGTCGTTCCCGGAAGGAACGGTGGTGACCGACAAGGTTCTCGGGATGCACTATCGCATCAACCACGAATTCGCATTCCTGGAGGGCGAGAGTGCCGCCCCGACGCTCCATCAAAACGCGGGTTCGGGCAACCTTCCGGGGGGGGCGGCAACTCCTGGCCAAAGGAGTTGCCGCAGACGTCAAGGATGA
- the uvrA gene encoding excinuclease ABC subunit UvrA: protein MDDRGYIRARGVRVHNLKDIDVDVPKGRYVAVTGVSGSGKSSLALDTLYAEGQRRYVESFSAYARQFLERMDKPDVDKVENIPPAIAIEQKNPVKNRRSTVGTATELNDYLRLLWARVGHVFCPKCGQEIQAYPVARVVDEAASLPAGTRFLVAFPLALSERMGAEEQVARIREMGFVRLRLDGRVVDIAAESPPDLGTEAEVVVDRLVASPDAAGLRERLAEAVETCYRFGSGRCRLHVPGGEGREFTNMLRCGDCGVQMPTPSPQLFSFNSPLGACKACSGYGATIAISRDRVVPDPRRTLRDGAVAPWMTDSTRECLDQLLEGAPRAGIPLDVPWQDLEEWQREAVFAGTDDFYGVMDFFDWMETRKYRLHVRVLLSRYRSYVPCAACGGTRLQPEALAVRVGGLNIAEVSAMSVERAEEFFRNEIVLAPHEEQVGGLLLTEIRSRLDCLVRIGLGYLTLDRHTRTLSGGEMQRVNLTTSLGSTLVNTLYVLDEPSIGLHARDADRLIGILTELRDRGNTVMVVEHDRRIIEAADHVIDVGPGAGDRGGEVVYTGPLQGLAGCEASVTGAYLREELSIPVPARRRRPGRERLRLKGAREHNLKDLTVEFPLGLLLCVTGVSGSGKSSLVRDTLYGAIKRLKPGGYAETVGEHDRLDGADLVDDAILVDQSPIGATPRSNPATYIKAFDHIRQLFAATRDARIRNLGPGAFSFNTPGGRCEACEGAGSIRVDMQFLADVYVPCDRCEGRRFHKDILAVEYRGRSIHDVLQMTANQALAFFKEHRQLTARLRRLCDTGLGYIRLGQPATTLSGGEAQRLKLAAHMAAGTKDRYLFLFDEPTVGLHPDDIRKLLSCFLALVDAGHSVLVVEHNLDVIKYADYVIDLGPEPGAQGGEVVVAGTPEQVAACPKSHTGRFLRAVLRPGPKRTGR from the coding sequence ATGGATGATCGTGGCTACATACGCGCCCGCGGCGTGCGGGTGCATAACCTGAAGGACATCGACGTGGACGTGCCGAAGGGGCGCTACGTCGCCGTGACGGGCGTGAGCGGCAGCGGCAAGTCCAGCCTGGCGCTGGACACGCTCTACGCCGAGGGGCAGCGGCGCTACGTGGAGTCCTTCAGCGCCTACGCCCGGCAGTTCCTCGAGCGCATGGACAAGCCGGACGTCGACAAGGTCGAGAACATCCCCCCCGCCATTGCGATCGAACAGAAGAACCCCGTCAAGAACCGCCGCTCGACCGTGGGCACCGCCACGGAGCTGAACGATTACCTGCGCCTGCTCTGGGCCCGCGTCGGCCACGTCTTCTGCCCAAAGTGCGGGCAGGAGATCCAGGCGTACCCTGTCGCACGGGTCGTGGACGAGGCGGCCTCCCTGCCCGCCGGCACGCGGTTCCTCGTCGCCTTCCCCCTGGCCCTGTCCGAGCGCATGGGCGCCGAGGAGCAGGTGGCGCGCATCCGGGAGATGGGGTTCGTGCGCCTGCGGCTCGACGGCCGGGTGGTCGACATCGCGGCCGAGTCCCCGCCGGACCTGGGCACCGAGGCCGAGGTCGTCGTGGACCGGCTGGTGGCCTCGCCCGACGCCGCCGGGCTGCGCGAGCGCCTGGCGGAGGCCGTCGAGACCTGCTACCGGTTCGGCTCCGGGCGCTGCCGCCTGCACGTGCCGGGCGGCGAGGGCCGGGAGTTCACGAACATGCTCCGCTGCGGCGACTGCGGCGTGCAGATGCCCACGCCGAGTCCGCAGCTCTTCTCGTTCAACAGCCCGCTGGGCGCGTGCAAGGCGTGCTCCGGCTACGGGGCGACGATCGCCATCAGCCGCGACCGCGTCGTGCCGGACCCGCGGCGGACGCTTCGCGACGGCGCGGTGGCCCCCTGGATGACCGACTCCACCCGCGAATGCCTGGATCAGCTCCTGGAGGGCGCCCCCCGCGCGGGCATCCCCCTGGACGTGCCCTGGCAGGACCTGGAGGAGTGGCAGCGGGAGGCGGTCTTCGCGGGCACCGACGACTTCTACGGTGTGATGGACTTCTTCGACTGGATGGAGACGAGGAAGTACAGGCTGCACGTGCGCGTTCTGCTGAGCCGATACCGGAGCTACGTGCCCTGCGCGGCGTGCGGCGGAACGCGCCTGCAGCCGGAGGCGCTGGCGGTGCGGGTGGGCGGGCTGAACATCGCCGAAGTCAGCGCCATGAGCGTCGAACGGGCCGAGGAGTTCTTCCGGAACGAAATCGTGCTGGCTCCGCACGAGGAGCAGGTGGGCGGCCTGCTGCTGACGGAGATACGCAGCCGCCTGGACTGCCTGGTGCGCATCGGCCTGGGCTACCTGACACTCGACCGCCACACCCGCACCCTGAGCGGCGGCGAGATGCAGCGCGTGAACCTGACCACCAGCCTGGGCTCGACCCTCGTCAACACACTCTACGTCCTCGATGAGCCCAGCATCGGCCTGCACGCCCGCGACGCGGACCGGCTGATCGGCATCCTGACCGAACTGCGCGACCGCGGCAACACCGTGATGGTCGTCGAGCACGACCGCCGCATCATCGAGGCCGCAGACCACGTGATCGACGTCGGCCCGGGCGCCGGAGACCGGGGCGGCGAGGTGGTCTACACCGGGCCACTGCAGGGCCTGGCGGGCTGCGAGGCGTCCGTGACCGGTGCCTACCTGCGGGAGGAGCTGTCCATCCCTGTGCCCGCCCGGCGCCGCCGGCCGGGCCGCGAGCGGCTGCGGCTGAAGGGCGCCCGCGAACACAACCTGAAGGACCTCACCGTGGAGTTCCCGCTGGGCCTTCTTCTGTGCGTCACCGGCGTCAGCGGCAGCGGCAAGAGCAGCCTCGTCCGCGACACGCTCTACGGCGCGATCAAACGGCTCAAACCCGGGGGCTACGCCGAGACCGTCGGAGAGCATGACCGCCTGGACGGCGCCGATCTGGTGGACGATGCCATCCTGGTCGACCAGAGCCCCATCGGGGCCACGCCACGATCCAACCCCGCGACCTACATCAAGGCGTTCGACCACATCCGGCAGCTCTTCGCGGCCACACGGGACGCACGCATCCGGAACCTGGGCCCGGGCGCGTTCTCCTTCAACACCCCCGGCGGCCGCTGCGAAGCCTGCGAAGGCGCCGGCAGCATCCGCGTGGACATGCAGTTCCTGGCCGACGTCTACGTGCCGTGCGACCGCTGCGAGGGGCGGCGCTTCCACAAGGACATCCTGGCGGTGGAGTACCGCGGCCGATCCATCCACGACGTGCTCCAGATGACGGCCAATCAGGCTCTGGCGTTCTTCAAGGAGCACCGGCAGCTCACGGCGCGCCTGCGCCGCCTCTGCGACACCGGGCTGGGCTACATCCGGCTCGGTCAGCCGGCCACGACGCTCTCCGGCGGCGAGGCCCAGCGACTCAAGCTGGCCGCGCACATGGCCGCAGGAACGAAGGACCGCTACCTCTTCCTGTTCGACGAACCCACCGTCGGGCTGCACCCCGACGACATCCGGAAGCTGCTCTCCTGCTTCCTGGCTCTGGTCGACGCCGGCCATTCGGTTCTGGTCGTGGAGCACAACCTGGACGTGATCAAGTACGCCGACTACGTCATCGACCTGGGCCCGGAGCCGGGCGCACAGGGGGGGGAGGTGGTCGTGGCCGGCACGCCCGAGCAGGTCGCCGCCTGCCCGAAGAGCCACACGGGCCGCTTCCTGCGCGCGGTCCTTCGCCCCGGTCCGAAGCGGACCGGCCGCTGA